The following proteins come from a genomic window of Pyxidicoccus sp. MSG2:
- a CDS encoding c-type cytochrome, with the protein MPSNHRSLSILATVAVLCAAAACLRNTPAATPEHPPGTAQAHAAVLCWNPDAGVALTGASCTPLTPPQLSCYLPSDLQGGVQQEPASTVQRSADLFSWQEFIALNWPASDTERGVPDRSKPLGAPGPRVWETWKETYEVYLPDGRRPPGWNDTQPLPSGCGADATKLLTRDEKIDDVTDSALQAAASDGRLPATLTDRRGHLVRYEIRMNRPMFEHILDNGLYDGRRQVDATLVSFPNGGILVKAAWRPVDAAEAPYFHTVTACVCDGEDGGRLTGCHPERMGLVGFHVTQKTPSAPAWVWSTFEQRANVRESEGQPASFFDPKCRDCVPNRQTKPGVPNQVVRVTPIPSSAPDCDAGTAFKDDVVRLNEDLIAALADAGSVFQHYELVDTQVPVASPYAAPQPTTVFGVSRPVLANTTMETFVQETSTCIGCHSTARTLKQEAFISADFTFSLNNAWPKPDASTTLPPPESPQTQWDREHWPQVLRGQAIAAQTYELLPQYTRAKLHCASCHLSEGRDPDAAWWVGMHEAYDGGPALQARINSCFEHSENGKALCTPGDGGTGSCDSNADMQALLTYMTWLDEQWAERHGTQTPPRGYPAIPTLTGDASRGRGVFQQKCAVCHGSDGQGRYPDGTYYRPALWGPNSFNAQAGMGNPSLSAPFVHANMPLGSGGLLTVEEAWDVAAFIDSQPRPGRGDGGTR; encoded by the coding sequence ATGCCGAGCAACCACCGCAGCCTGTCCATCCTGGCCACCGTGGCCGTGCTGTGCGCGGCGGCCGCGTGCCTGCGCAACACACCGGCCGCGACTCCCGAGCACCCGCCGGGCACCGCGCAGGCCCATGCAGCCGTCCTCTGCTGGAATCCGGATGCGGGCGTGGCGCTGACCGGCGCTTCGTGCACGCCGCTGACGCCGCCGCAGTTGTCCTGCTACCTGCCCTCCGACCTTCAGGGCGGTGTGCAACAGGAGCCCGCCTCCACCGTGCAGCGCTCGGCGGACCTCTTCTCCTGGCAGGAGTTCATCGCGCTCAACTGGCCCGCGAGCGACACGGAGCGCGGCGTGCCGGACCGGAGCAAGCCGCTGGGCGCGCCGGGCCCGCGCGTCTGGGAGACGTGGAAGGAGACATACGAAGTCTATCTGCCGGACGGCCGCCGCCCGCCTGGATGGAATGACACGCAGCCACTGCCCTCGGGGTGTGGCGCGGACGCGACGAAGTTGCTGACGCGCGACGAGAAGATCGACGACGTGACGGACAGCGCGTTGCAGGCCGCGGCGTCGGACGGGCGGCTGCCGGCGACGCTCACGGACCGGCGCGGGCACCTGGTGCGCTACGAGATTCGGATGAACCGGCCGATGTTCGAGCACATCCTGGACAACGGCCTCTATGACGGGCGGCGGCAGGTGGACGCGACGCTGGTGTCCTTCCCGAACGGCGGCATCCTGGTGAAGGCAGCCTGGCGCCCGGTGGACGCGGCGGAAGCGCCGTACTTCCACACGGTGACGGCGTGCGTCTGCGACGGCGAGGACGGCGGCCGGCTCACGGGCTGTCATCCCGAGCGCATGGGGCTCGTGGGCTTCCACGTCACGCAGAAGACGCCCAGCGCCCCGGCGTGGGTGTGGTCCACCTTCGAGCAGCGCGCCAACGTGCGCGAGTCCGAGGGCCAGCCCGCCTCCTTCTTCGACCCGAAGTGCCGGGACTGCGTACCGAACCGGCAGACGAAGCCCGGAGTGCCCAACCAGGTCGTCCGGGTGACGCCGATTCCGTCGTCCGCGCCGGACTGCGACGCAGGCACCGCGTTCAAGGACGACGTGGTGCGGCTGAACGAGGACCTCATTGCGGCGCTCGCCGACGCGGGCTCCGTCTTCCAGCACTACGAGTTGGTGGACACGCAGGTGCCGGTGGCCTCGCCGTACGCGGCGCCACAGCCGACGACGGTGTTCGGTGTCTCGCGGCCCGTGCTGGCGAACACCACCATGGAGACCTTCGTGCAGGAGACCTCCACCTGCATCGGCTGCCACTCCACGGCGCGGACGCTGAAGCAGGAGGCGTTCATCTCGGCGGACTTCACCTTCTCGCTGAACAACGCGTGGCCGAAGCCGGACGCCTCGACCACGCTCCCGCCGCCGGAGTCGCCCCAGACGCAGTGGGACCGCGAGCACTGGCCCCAGGTGCTGCGCGGGCAGGCCATCGCGGCACAGACCTACGAACTGCTGCCGCAATACACCCGCGCGAAGCTGCACTGCGCGAGCTGCCACCTGAGCGAGGGCAGAGACCCGGATGCCGCCTGGTGGGTGGGCATGCACGAGGCCTATGACGGCGGGCCGGCGCTGCAGGCGCGCATCAACTCGTGCTTCGAGCACAGTGAGAATGGGAAGGCGCTGTGCACGCCCGGCGACGGCGGCACGGGGAGCTGCGACAGCAACGCGGACATGCAGGCGCTGCTCACGTACATGACGTGGCTGGACGAGCAGTGGGCAGAGCGGCACGGGACACAGACGCCACCGCGCGGCTACCCGGCGATTCCGACGCTCACCGGAGACGCGAGCCGGGGCCGGGGCGTGTTCCAGCAGAAGTGCGCCGTGTGCCACGGCAGCGACGGGCAGGGGCGCTACCCGGACGGCACGTACTACCGGCCGGCGCTGTGGGGGCCGAACTCGTTCAACGCGCAGGCGGGGATGGGCAACCCGAGCCTGTCCGCGCCGTTCGTCCACGCGAACATGCCGCTGGGCTCGGGCGGGTTGCTGACGGTGGAGGAGGCGTGGGACGTGGCCGCGTTCATC
- a CDS encoding NAD(P)/FAD-dependent oxidoreductase, whose product MNTSEDCGCVDPVTTSMSGVASRQERHRVLIIGGGTAGIAVAARLARAGQKDVAVLEPSKHHYYQPLWTLVGAGEARVEDSVRDEASLIPRGVKWLQDAAVEVDPVRQEVRTRGGLRIGYDFLVVAPGIQLDWDKVAGLREALETEHVSSNYDVRLAPKTWQLIQRFQGGTALFTHPSTPVKCAGAPQKIMYLAADHFRRTGITERAHVVFGSGAKTLFGVKPFAAVLEGVVKRYGIDARFEHNLVAVDGAKREATFETSQKERVTVSYDLLHVTPPQSAPDFIKRSPLSWREGPCAGWVKADKYTLQHPDFPNVFALGDASDLPTSRTGAAVRKQAPVLVDNLLAVMAGQPLPGRYDGYASCPLTTGYGKLLLAEFDYDGKPTPSFPLINTIQERRDMWLMKKYGLPRLYWSLMMRGLA is encoded by the coding sequence ATGAACACGAGCGAGGATTGCGGCTGCGTGGACCCGGTGACCACGTCCATGTCCGGCGTCGCCTCGCGGCAGGAGCGCCACCGCGTGCTCATCATCGGCGGAGGGACGGCGGGCATCGCCGTGGCCGCCCGGCTCGCTCGCGCGGGGCAGAAGGACGTCGCCGTCCTGGAGCCCTCGAAGCACCACTACTACCAGCCGCTCTGGACGCTGGTGGGCGCGGGTGAGGCCCGCGTCGAGGACTCCGTGCGCGACGAGGCGAGCCTCATCCCCCGGGGCGTGAAGTGGCTCCAGGACGCCGCCGTGGAAGTGGACCCGGTGCGCCAGGAGGTCCGCACCCGAGGGGGCCTGCGCATCGGCTACGACTTCCTCGTCGTCGCGCCCGGCATCCAGCTGGACTGGGACAAGGTCGCGGGCCTGCGCGAGGCGCTGGAGACGGAGCACGTCAGCAGCAACTATGACGTACGGCTCGCCCCGAAGACGTGGCAGCTCATCCAGCGCTTCCAGGGTGGCACCGCCCTCTTCACCCACCCGTCCACGCCGGTGAAGTGCGCCGGGGCGCCGCAGAAAATCATGTACCTGGCCGCGGACCACTTCCGCCGCACCGGCATCACCGAGCGCGCGCACGTGGTCTTCGGCTCGGGCGCCAAGACCCTCTTCGGCGTGAAGCCCTTCGCGGCCGTGCTGGAGGGCGTGGTGAAGCGCTATGGCATCGACGCGCGCTTCGAGCACAACCTCGTCGCCGTGGACGGCGCGAAGCGCGAGGCCACCTTCGAGACCTCCCAGAAGGAGCGCGTCACCGTCTCCTACGATTTGCTCCACGTCACGCCGCCACAGAGTGCGCCGGACTTCATCAAGCGCAGCCCGCTGTCGTGGCGCGAGGGCCCGTGCGCCGGGTGGGTGAAGGCGGACAAGTACACGCTCCAGCATCCGGACTTCCCCAACGTCTTCGCACTGGGCGACGCATCGGACCTGCCCACCAGCCGCACCGGAGCCGCCGTGCGCAAGCAGGCTCCCGTGTTGGTGGACAACCTGCTCGCTGTCATGGCCGGACAGCCGCTCCCCGGACGCTATGACGGCTACGCGTCCTGCCCGCTCACCACCGGGTACGGGAAGCTGCTGCTCGCCGAGTTCGATTACGACGGCAAGCCCACGCCGAGCTTCCCGCTCATCAACACGATTCAGGAGCGGCGCGACATGTGGCTGATGAAGAAGTACGGCCTGCCGCGCCTCTACTGGTCGCTGATGATGCGCGGGCTCGCTTGA
- a CDS encoding sigma-54 interaction domain-containing protein, with the protein MPHSRPPSTSRLVLPALDALAGPVLLVDGERRVAALTPALEAQLGGTVRAGTPLAEVLAPHGGSVQLETLLTEGRETAARLRAGGRVHGVRVRAVALAEGARTLGQALLVTLDPARDSANPAELFHGLWTQDPELRRLFRIVEKVARTESSVLVRGESGTGKELIAHALHALSPRSKGPFRAINCAALPPTLLESELFGHVRGAFTGAVRDSPGHFRLANRGSLFLDEVAEMPLDLQAKMLRVLETRTVIPVGGREPVPVDVRIIAATHRALRREVEAGRFRADLMYRLRVVPVFLPSLRERPGDILPLAMRFLDELHQRGPRRVERFSPGARRLLEGHAWPGNVRELRNVMEYAYVIGEGPVVRESDLPPEFSEPRAGAPMSPVSTEASLDPERVREALARAGGNRSEAARLLGISRVTLWRRLRDLGEGGTR; encoded by the coding sequence ATGCCCCACTCCCGCCCTCCCTCCACGTCCCGACTCGTCCTGCCCGCCCTGGATGCGCTCGCGGGCCCCGTGCTCCTCGTCGACGGCGAGAGGCGGGTGGCCGCGCTCACCCCAGCGCTGGAGGCGCAGCTCGGCGGCACCGTGCGCGCGGGCACGCCGCTGGCGGAGGTGCTCGCGCCCCACGGTGGCAGCGTGCAACTGGAGACCCTGCTGACGGAGGGCCGCGAGACGGCCGCCCGGCTGCGCGCGGGAGGCCGGGTGCACGGGGTGCGGGTGCGCGCGGTGGCGTTGGCGGAGGGCGCACGGACGCTCGGCCAGGCGCTGCTCGTCACCCTGGACCCGGCGCGCGACTCGGCCAACCCCGCCGAGTTGTTCCACGGACTGTGGACGCAGGACCCCGAGCTCCGGCGCCTCTTCCGCATCGTCGAGAAGGTGGCCCGCACCGAGTCCAGCGTCCTGGTACGCGGCGAGTCGGGCACCGGCAAGGAGCTCATCGCCCACGCGCTGCACGCGCTGTCGCCTCGCAGCAAGGGCCCGTTCCGCGCCATCAACTGCGCGGCGCTCCCTCCGACGCTGCTGGAGAGCGAGCTGTTCGGCCACGTGCGCGGCGCCTTCACCGGCGCGGTGCGCGACAGCCCGGGGCACTTCCGGCTGGCCAACCGCGGCTCGCTGTTCCTGGACGAGGTGGCGGAGATGCCACTGGACCTCCAGGCGAAGATGCTGCGCGTGCTGGAGACTCGCACCGTCATCCCCGTGGGCGGCCGCGAGCCGGTGCCCGTGGACGTGCGCATCATCGCGGCCACCCACCGGGCCCTGCGGCGCGAAGTGGAGGCCGGCCGCTTCCGCGCCGACCTGATGTACCGGCTGCGCGTGGTGCCCGTCTTCCTGCCGTCGCTGCGAGAGCGCCCGGGGGACATCCTCCCGCTGGCCATGCGCTTCCTGGACGAGCTGCACCAACGCGGCCCCCGGCGCGTGGAGCGCTTCTCGCCCGGCGCCCGCCGCCTGCTGGAGGGCCATGCCTGGCCGGGCAACGTGCGCGAACTGCGCAACGTCATGGAGTACGCGTACGTCATCGGTGAAGGGCCCGTGGTGCGCGAGTCCGACCTGCCGCCCGAGTTCTCCGAGCCGCGTGCCGGCGCGCCCATGAGTCCCGTGAGCACCGAGGCCTCGCTGGACCCGGAGCGGGTGCGTGAAGCGCTCGCCCGGGCGGGGGGCAACCGCTCCGAGGCCGCGCGCCTGCTCGGCATCAGCCGCGTCACCCTCTGGCGCCGGCTGCGTGACCTGGGAGAGGGTGGCACCCGATGA
- a CDS encoding MBL fold metallo-hydrolase: MLFRQLFDAESSTYTYLLADEATREAALIDPVLEQVERDLRLVEELGLKLVLVLETHVHADHVTGAGLLRERTGATVVASARGAPCVDRQVAHGDGVHLGHLELKVLETPGHTDDSLSYLCEGRLFTGDALLIRATGRTDFQNGDPGQLYDSITDRLFTLPEDTVVHPGHDYAGHALSTIGEEKRHNPRLAGKTRDAFIAFMKSRQLPPPKKLDVAVPANRACGHTGPQPRV, from the coding sequence ATGCTGTTCCGGCAGCTCTTCGACGCCGAGAGCTCGACCTACACGTACCTGCTGGCGGACGAGGCCACGCGCGAGGCGGCACTCATCGACCCGGTGCTGGAGCAGGTGGAGCGTGACTTGCGGCTGGTGGAGGAGCTGGGGCTGAAGCTCGTCCTGGTGCTGGAGACGCACGTCCACGCCGACCACGTCACCGGCGCGGGCCTGCTGCGGGAGCGGACGGGCGCCACGGTGGTGGCCTCGGCACGGGGCGCGCCGTGTGTGGACAGGCAGGTGGCCCATGGGGACGGGGTGCACCTGGGCCACCTGGAGCTGAAGGTGCTGGAGACGCCGGGGCACACCGACGACAGCCTCAGCTACCTGTGCGAGGGCCGGCTCTTCACTGGTGACGCGCTGCTCATCCGCGCCACCGGGCGCACCGATTTCCAGAATGGCGACCCGGGCCAGCTCTACGACTCCATCACCGACCGCCTCTTCACCCTGCCCGAGGACACCGTGGTGCACCCGGGCCACGACTACGCCGGCCACGCGCTGTCCACCATCGGCGAGGAGAAGCGCCACAACCCCCGCCTCGCCGGCAAGACGCGCGACGCCTTCATCGCGTTCATGAAGAGCCGCCAGCTCCCTCCCCCGAAGAAGCTGGACGTCGCGGTGCCCGCCAATCGCGCGTGCGGCCACACCGGGCCCCAGCCGAGGGTCTGA
- a CDS encoding rhodanese-like domain-containing protein, with product MPTLYDSATPNPAGYRDVDVRQLAALPATAHLQRVDVREPSEFDGLLGHLDGARLVPLATVRHAAAEWPLDADVLLVCRSGGRSAKAAAQLVELGFTRVMNLRGGMLAWNTVELPVVRPTSGPPPALTRVLDELLVGLHRAIAPETPAPIYGQGPSREALTALLDTLQASPPRTVRDTEGFELLLRECRDLLAVARPEGRH from the coding sequence ATGCCTACTCTCTACGACAGCGCCACTCCGAACCCCGCCGGCTACCGCGACGTGGACGTGCGCCAGCTCGCGGCGCTCCCCGCCACGGCCCACCTCCAGCGGGTGGACGTGCGCGAGCCCTCCGAGTTCGACGGCCTCCTCGGCCACCTCGACGGCGCGCGCCTCGTGCCGCTGGCCACCGTGCGGCACGCGGCCGCCGAGTGGCCGCTCGACGCGGACGTGCTGCTGGTGTGCCGCTCCGGGGGGCGCTCGGCGAAGGCGGCCGCGCAACTGGTGGAGCTGGGCTTCACGCGGGTGATGAACCTGCGCGGCGGCATGCTCGCGTGGAACACCGTGGAGCTGCCCGTGGTGCGGCCGACGTCGGGCCCACCGCCCGCGCTGACGCGGGTGCTCGATGAATTGCTCGTGGGCCTGCACCGCGCCATTGCTCCGGAGACACCCGCTCCCATCTACGGGCAGGGCCCGTCACGGGAGGCACTGACCGCCCTGCTCGACACGCTCCAGGCCTCGCCCCCACGGACGGTCCGCGACACCGAGGGCTTCGAGCTACTGCTGCGAGAGTGCCGGGATTTGCTCGCCGTCGCGCGGCCGGAGGGCCGGCATTGA
- a CDS encoding sulfite exporter TauE/SafE family protein: MLYVGIAASLLVGVLLGLLGGGGSILTVPLLVYVLGVEPRTAIAMSLVVVGVTSASGAVLHARAGRVRWRTALVFGAGGMTGAFLGGRLNPLLPAAALLLLFAGIMVAAATAMLRRKEAPPSSASTATAEEPTLPVARILAQGLAVGLLSGLVGAGGGFLIVPALALVGLPTPVATATSLVVIALQCAAGFVGHLGHVQLPWALTGAVLVAAMTGSLVGGRLAGRVSPASLRRGFAVFVLATAAFLLVAQAPAPMRAALAQAGAWPWLVAGTGVGLPLTLWRLHLARQR, from the coding sequence ATGCTGTACGTGGGCATCGCCGCATCACTGCTCGTGGGGGTGTTGCTGGGGTTGCTCGGCGGTGGAGGCTCCATCCTCACCGTGCCGCTGCTGGTGTACGTGCTGGGCGTGGAGCCCCGGACGGCCATCGCCATGTCGCTGGTGGTGGTGGGCGTCACCAGCGCCAGCGGCGCCGTGCTCCATGCGCGGGCCGGACGGGTGCGGTGGCGCACGGCGCTCGTGTTCGGCGCGGGAGGCATGACCGGCGCATTCCTGGGCGGGCGACTCAACCCGCTCCTCCCCGCCGCCGCGCTGCTGCTGCTCTTCGCGGGCATCATGGTCGCCGCCGCCACGGCGATGCTGCGTCGCAAGGAGGCGCCTCCCTCATCCGCGAGCACCGCCACTGCCGAGGAGCCCACGTTGCCGGTGGCGCGCATCCTCGCCCAGGGCCTCGCGGTGGGCCTGCTGTCGGGCCTGGTGGGCGCGGGCGGTGGCTTCCTCATCGTCCCCGCGCTGGCGCTGGTGGGACTGCCCACCCCGGTGGCCACCGCCACGTCGCTCGTGGTCATCGCCCTCCAGTGCGCCGCGGGCTTCGTGGGACACCTGGGCCACGTGCAGCTCCCGTGGGCCCTCACCGGCGCGGTGCTCGTGGCGGCGATGACGGGCAGCCTCGTGGGCGGGCGGCTCGCGGGGCGCGTGTCGCCGGCCTCGCTGCGCAGGGGCTTCGCCGTGTTCGTGCTCGCCACCGCCGCGTTCCTCCTGGTGGCGCAGGCGCCGGCCCCGATGCGCGCCGCGCTGGCACAAGCGGGCGCCTGGCCATGGCTGGTGGCCGGCACCGGCGTGGGCCTGCCGCTGACGCTGTGGCGCCTGCACCTGGCCCGGCAGCGCTAG
- a CDS encoding formate--tetrahydrofolate ligase — MTLRPIAEVGAELGLSQDHVLPWGTNRAKVSLDALGKQGGKQGRLVLVSAINPTPPGEGKTTMSVALAMGLRKRGRRAVAALREPSLGPVFGVKGGGTGGGQASLEPAADINLHFTGDLHAITSANNLLAALVDNAVYYGQPVAIDSTRVRWRRAMDMNDRFLRNVIVGLGGKAHGVPREAAFDITAASEVMAILALSDGLKDLETRLARIVVGHSPDGKPVRARDVDAAAAMVAVLKDALMPNLVQTREGGPALVHAGPFGNIAHGCSSVLGTRMGLAYADEVVTEAGFGFDLGAEKFLDIKCRTAGIWPRGVMLVVTLRALKHHGGAAAARVAEPDREALVRGFAHLEKHLESVAAFGLPAVMCVNRFPQDTEAELDELRAFGRERGVEMAVCEGFSRGGDGSLELADRVLEMLDRTDAAPPRPRFLYELTQSPEEKVRAIARTVYGADDVAFTAGAMKDLQMVRELGGAELPVCMAKTHLSLSDDPAKPGRPRGFTLTVREVRLSAGAGFMVALTGDILTMPGLPREPAARRITVHDDGRITGLMQGE; from the coding sequence ATGACGCTGAGACCCATCGCCGAAGTGGGCGCCGAGCTGGGCCTGTCCCAAGACCACGTGCTGCCCTGGGGCACGAACCGCGCGAAGGTGTCGCTGGACGCGCTCGGGAAGCAGGGCGGGAAACAGGGCCGCCTGGTGCTCGTGTCCGCCATCAACCCCACGCCTCCGGGCGAGGGGAAGACCACCATGTCCGTGGCCCTGGCCATGGGCCTGCGCAAACGCGGGCGCCGCGCGGTGGCCGCCCTGCGCGAGCCGTCCCTGGGCCCCGTCTTCGGCGTGAAGGGCGGAGGCACCGGCGGCGGACAGGCCAGCCTGGAGCCCGCGGCCGACATCAACCTGCACTTCACCGGCGACCTGCACGCGATTACCAGCGCCAACAACCTGCTCGCCGCGCTGGTGGACAACGCCGTGTATTACGGCCAGCCGGTGGCCATCGACTCCACGCGCGTGCGCTGGCGGCGCGCCATGGACATGAATGACCGGTTCCTGCGCAACGTCATCGTCGGCCTGGGCGGCAAGGCGCACGGCGTGCCGCGCGAGGCCGCGTTCGACATCACCGCCGCCAGCGAGGTCATGGCCATCCTCGCCCTGTCCGACGGGCTCAAGGACCTGGAGACGCGGCTGGCCCGCATCGTCGTGGGCCACTCGCCAGACGGCAAGCCGGTGCGCGCTCGGGACGTGGACGCGGCGGCGGCCATGGTGGCGGTGCTCAAGGACGCGCTCATGCCCAACCTCGTGCAGACGCGCGAGGGCGGACCGGCGCTGGTGCACGCGGGGCCCTTCGGCAACATCGCGCACGGGTGCAGCTCCGTGCTGGGCACGCGGATGGGCCTGGCCTACGCGGACGAGGTGGTGACGGAGGCCGGCTTCGGCTTCGACCTGGGCGCGGAGAAGTTCCTCGACATCAAGTGCCGGACCGCGGGCATCTGGCCCCGGGGCGTGATGCTGGTGGTGACGCTGCGCGCGCTGAAGCACCACGGCGGTGCGGCCGCCGCGCGCGTCGCCGAGCCCGACCGCGAGGCGCTGGTGCGCGGCTTCGCCCACCTGGAGAAGCACCTGGAGTCGGTGGCGGCCTTCGGCCTGCCGGCCGTCATGTGCGTCAACCGCTTCCCGCAGGACACGGAGGCGGAGCTGGATGAATTGCGCGCCTTCGGCCGGGAGCGCGGCGTGGAGATGGCCGTGTGCGAGGGCTTCTCGCGCGGCGGTGACGGCTCGCTGGAGCTGGCGGACCGCGTGCTGGAGATGCTGGACCGCACGGACGCCGCTCCGCCTCGTCCGCGCTTCCTCTACGAGCTGACACAGAGCCCCGAAGAGAAGGTCCGCGCGATTGCCCGCACGGTGTACGGCGCGGACGACGTGGCCTTCACGGCGGGGGCGATGAAGGACTTGCAGATGGTGCGCGAGCTGGGTGGCGCGGAGCTGCCGGTGTGCATGGCGAAGACGCACCTGTCGCTGTCGGATGACCCGGCGAAGCCGGGGCGGCCTCGCGGCTTCACGCTGACGGTGCGCGAGGTGCGGCTGTCCGCGGGCGCGGGCTTCATGGTGGCACTCACGGGCGACATCCTCACCATGCCCGGCCTGCCTCGCGAGCCTGCGGCCCGCCGCATCACCGTGCACGATGACGGCCGCATCACCGGGCTGATGCAGGGCGAATGA
- a CDS encoding YybH family protein, with the protein MKQQLAGAVVLVSLVTTACAGPGASGRAPSTEEAPAATAKAALSPAEARESLRAAEAALADAMAKKGSAEGIAASAAPDALLLLEGQYTLRGVDAIRAKLSAEPLERDGVLSAEALVWDVSADGRMGYAVGQVLLDSTGGAAGGAAAPGAAGATAAPGATTPPAPGVSSPGAPAAPGASAAPAAPGAPGAPPKMKPGKRYQRYLTVWTRTPEGPWLLAAAVLGRARGPLAVPPSFSAGSTDTAPIASAASSDVLAEVFAADSAFSEQSARDGMGQAFVTWAAPNAVIPGGPSGLFGHEAIKEGYGPIPREVSLRWEPKLGGAASSGDMAYTVGRAVSVSPGPDKNPETHYVKYLSVWRRQPDGQWRYVADSGNGNPGPDGP; encoded by the coding sequence ATGAAGCAGCAGCTCGCGGGAGCCGTTGTCCTCGTGTCACTGGTCACCACGGCCTGCGCCGGTCCGGGAGCTTCCGGACGCGCGCCGTCCACGGAGGAAGCACCCGCCGCCACGGCGAAGGCGGCGTTGTCACCGGCCGAGGCGCGCGAGTCGCTTCGCGCCGCCGAAGCCGCGCTGGCCGACGCGATGGCGAAGAAGGGGTCCGCGGAGGGCATCGCCGCGTCCGCCGCCCCAGATGCATTGCTGCTGCTGGAAGGGCAGTACACGCTGCGCGGTGTCGACGCCATCCGCGCGAAGCTCTCCGCCGAGCCGCTGGAGCGGGACGGCGTCCTCAGCGCGGAGGCCCTGGTCTGGGACGTGAGCGCGGACGGACGGATGGGGTACGCGGTGGGCCAGGTGCTGCTCGACTCGACGGGTGGCGCGGCGGGAGGTGCCGCGGCTCCAGGAGCGGCCGGAGCGACAGCAGCGCCCGGTGCCACAACCCCTCCCGCGCCCGGCGTCTCCTCTCCTGGAGCGCCCGCCGCACCTGGAGCCTCTGCCGCGCCAGCGGCCCCTGGAGCGCCCGGAGCGCCGCCCAAGATGAAGCCCGGCAAGCGCTACCAGCGCTACCTCACGGTGTGGACGCGGACGCCGGAAGGCCCGTGGCTGCTCGCGGCCGCCGTGCTCGGCAGGGCTCGCGGTCCGCTCGCCGTGCCGCCTTCCTTCTCGGCGGGGTCCACCGACACGGCGCCCATCGCGTCCGCGGCGTCCTCGGACGTGCTCGCGGAAGTGTTCGCCGCCGACTCCGCCTTCTCCGAGCAGTCCGCGCGCGACGGCATGGGCCAGGCCTTCGTCACCTGGGCCGCGCCCAACGCGGTGATTCCCGGCGGCCCCAGCGGCCTCTTCGGCCACGAGGCCATCAAGGAAGGCTACGGGCCCATCCCCCGAGAGGTGAGTCTGCGCTGGGAGCCGAAGCTCGGCGGCGCCGCCAGCTCGGGTGATATGGCCTACACCGTGGGCCGCGCCGTTTCCGTCTCACCTGGCCCGGACAAGAATCCGGAAACCCACTACGTGAAGTACCTCT